The Sphingobium aromaticiconvertens genome has a segment encoding these proteins:
- a CDS encoding TraC family protein, protein MSPLGARHGGGLTISALHRAVARDAYSDFLPMVAWDAQEEAFLCIDDGWGHAWELVPSAYMFAHVHQALLGLLNVHFPDGTVLQLHGFADPLIDDALDAFLDLKTRPDPLIQASAQRTADYMRAGTQGLDALHGIPVRNFRLFLSIKTRVKLGSDLRRQVEEQLSKLGIRRLPPEELVRFYRRIFNGLFATAPGIFADGSNGHPAPPIRKQIIDAGPDLLFDGSEVFLGRQVARCLTPRAPARRITAERANRLLGGMRGAAEDSDQIGGPFLITLNILFDHSQFEIHKRAQILSAQKAAGSFAVEVGKQIEEIGWVLDEAGNSRFLSVIPMVWVFGRDSAQAREMAARAKRLWESEPLPWMMQEESYLNPVLLPMSLPFGLYPEKRMMRLLERDFRMPVKAAVLLAPVQSDFRGGGRPALLYTGRKGQLITLDLFDPRINNYNFIVSAESGAGKSFLLNNLCQQYYAQGALIRIIDIGGSYRKLCTLCSGRYIDIGEERLVLNPFDMGFALDGDDRQSAISMAVAIVAEMANAATRKGVSTSEWNLLKSAVQWTIDEGHAEEGIDAVRAWLGAYPQFATSDLDRVDHLVPVARELAFNLRDFGSEGAYGHFFNGPSTFDISHDEFVVLELERLKSMPDLFNVIVMVVVNAVTQELYLSARDRPRFVLCDEAAQFMTRSEGQDLSRLAEAFGQGYRRARKYQGSFGVVLQSLNDLLLFGGTGQVILENAATRFLLQGSTYAQAVENKILDYSEFVLDLLKSVRNNKPHYSEVFIDSPLGLGVARLVVDPFSYWINTSAPNEVAAFDALIRAGRSPLEAVCELAGVDPAQILPSRSGEEIV, encoded by the coding sequence TTGAGCCCGCTTGGCGCGCGCCATGGCGGCGGCCTGACAATCTCGGCGTTGCACCGCGCGGTTGCGCGCGACGCCTATTCCGATTTCCTGCCGATGGTCGCCTGGGACGCGCAGGAAGAGGCGTTCCTGTGCATCGATGATGGCTGGGGCCACGCCTGGGAACTTGTGCCATCGGCCTATATGTTTGCCCATGTCCATCAGGCGCTTTTGGGTTTGCTCAACGTCCATTTTCCCGATGGCACGGTTCTTCAGCTCCACGGCTTTGCCGATCCGCTGATCGATGACGCGCTTGACGCTTTCCTGGATCTGAAGACCCGGCCCGATCCGCTGATCCAGGCCTCGGCGCAGCGCACCGCCGACTATATGCGCGCCGGTACCCAGGGGTTGGACGCGCTGCACGGCATTCCCGTCCGCAATTTTCGGCTATTTCTCTCGATCAAGACGCGGGTGAAACTGGGCTCGGATCTGCGACGGCAGGTCGAAGAGCAGCTGTCCAAGCTTGGCATCCGCAGGTTGCCGCCAGAAGAACTGGTGCGCTTCTATCGCAGGATATTCAACGGTCTCTTCGCGACTGCACCTGGCATATTTGCCGATGGCAGCAATGGTCATCCCGCTCCCCCTATCCGCAAGCAGATCATCGATGCCGGACCCGATCTGCTGTTCGACGGGTCGGAGGTCTTTCTGGGGCGCCAGGTCGCGCGCTGCCTGACGCCGCGGGCCCCCGCGCGACGTATCACCGCAGAGCGCGCCAACCGGCTGCTGGGGGGCATGCGCGGCGCTGCCGAAGATAGCGATCAGATTGGTGGTCCCTTCCTCATCACGCTCAACATCCTCTTTGATCATAGCCAGTTTGAAATTCACAAACGCGCCCAGATTTTGTCTGCACAAAAGGCCGCAGGCAGTTTCGCGGTCGAGGTCGGCAAGCAGATCGAGGAAATTGGCTGGGTGCTGGACGAAGCAGGTAATAGTCGCTTCCTCTCGGTCATCCCGATGGTCTGGGTGTTTGGTCGCGACAGCGCCCAGGCGCGCGAAATGGCGGCACGCGCCAAGCGCCTGTGGGAGAGCGAACCGCTTCCCTGGATGATGCAGGAGGAGAGCTATCTCAATCCGGTCCTGCTGCCGATGAGCCTGCCCTTTGGGCTTTATCCGGAGAAACGCATGATGCGCCTGCTGGAACGCGACTTTCGCATGCCGGTCAAAGCCGCGGTGCTCCTGGCCCCGGTGCAGAGTGACTTTCGTGGCGGCGGCCGCCCGGCGCTGCTTTATACCGGGCGCAAGGGCCAGCTCATCACGCTCGATCTGTTCGATCCGCGCATCAACAATTATAATTTCATTGTTTCGGCCGAGAGTGGCGCAGGCAAGAGTTTCCTCCTCAATAACCTGTGCCAACAATATTATGCGCAAGGCGCGCTGATCCGCATCATCGATATTGGCGGGAGCTATCGCAAACTCTGCACGCTCTGCTCAGGGCGCTATATCGACATTGGCGAGGAGCGCCTGGTTCTCAATCCCTTCGACATGGGGTTTGCGCTCGATGGCGACGACCGCCAGTCGGCCATTTCCATGGCGGTCGCCATCGTCGCAGAAATGGCCAATGCCGCTACCCGCAAGGGCGTCTCGACCTCGGAATGGAATCTGCTCAAATCCGCGGTCCAGTGGACGATTGATGAAGGCCATGCCGAGGAAGGCATTGATGCGGTCCGCGCATGGCTTGGCGCCTATCCGCAATTTGCGACTTCCGATCTCGACCGGGTCGATCATCTGGTTCCCGTCGCGCGCGAACTTGCCTTCAATCTGCGCGATTTTGGCAGCGAAGGCGCGTACGGCCATTTTTTCAACGGGCCGTCCACCTTCGACATCAGCCACGACGAATTTGTCGTGCTGGAGCTCGAACGGCTCAAATCCATGCCGGACCTGTTCAACGTCATCGTCATGGTGGTGGTGAATGCAGTCACGCAGGAGCTGTATCTTTCGGCACGCGACCGGCCCCGCTTTGTCCTGTGCGATGAAGCCGCCCAGTTCATGACGCGGAGCGAAGGCCAGGATCTCTCCCGGCTCGCCGAAGCGTTCGGCCAGGGCTACAGGCGGGCGCGCAAATATCAGGGCAGTTTCGGAGTGGTGCTCCAGTCGCTCAATGACCTGCTGCTCTTTGGTGGCACGGGCCAGGTGATCCTGGAAAATGCCGCCACCCGTTTCCTGCTGCAGGGATCGACCTATGCCCAGGCGGTAGAGAATAAGATACTCGATTATTCCGAGTTCGTGCTCGATCTGTTGAAGTCGGTCCGCAACAACAAGCCCCATTATAGCGAGGTCTTCATCGACTCCCCGCTGGGCCTTGGCGTGGCCCGCCTCGTGGTCGATCCCTTCTCCTACTGGATCAATACGTCAGCCCCCAATGAGGTGGCCGCATTCGACGCATTGATCCGGGCGGGGCGCAGTCCGTTGGAAGCCGTGTGCGAACTGGCAGGCGTCGATCCGGCGCAGATATTGCCTTCCCGATCCGGCGAGGAGATTGTCTGA
- a CDS encoding TraV family lipoprotein, producing MSILNENNGNTPPLPRASGCPGRRILLTGAVLLLPACTTVGSLMSPYSEKFSCKNSDHGQCIHPDKAYADAIADMPSRSDPVVTNDKAMLRDKANSPANSGASKRKNSGAAPFNGYRDSVYRELQGLVEAPITPMLRPGRTVRTLILPYADRERPDRLYMPRYVYAILERPQWVVGDYLVNPVQPAARVPILEQIRERPSGDRASQGEAADVPALPVEAKP from the coding sequence ATGTCGATCCTGAACGAAAATAATGGGAACACGCCGCCATTGCCTCGTGCGTCGGGCTGCCCCGGACGCCGCATCCTCCTGACGGGCGCAGTGTTGCTGCTGCCCGCCTGCACCACTGTCGGATCGCTGATGTCGCCCTATAGCGAAAAGTTCAGCTGCAAGAATAGCGACCATGGCCAGTGCATCCACCCGGACAAAGCCTATGCCGACGCGATCGCCGATATGCCGTCGCGCTCCGACCCGGTGGTGACCAACGACAAGGCGATGCTGCGTGACAAGGCCAATAGTCCTGCCAACAGCGGTGCGAGCAAGCGCAAAAACAGCGGTGCTGCTCCCTTCAACGGCTATCGCGACAGCGTGTATCGAGAGCTCCAGGGTCTGGTCGAAGCGCCGATTACGCCGATGCTCCGGCCAGGGCGCACGGTCCGCACGCTGATCCTGCCCTATGCCGACCGCGAGCGGCCCGACCGGCTCTACATGCCGCGCTATGTTTATGCCATTCTCGAGCGACCCCAATGGGTGGTCGGCGATTATCTCGTCAATCCCGTCCAACCTGCAGCGCGCGTCCCCATACTCGAACAGATACGCGAGCGGCCGTCAGGTGATCGCGCCAGCCAAGGCGAAGCGGCCGACGTGCCTGCTTTGCCTGTGGAGGCAAAGCCTTGA
- a CDS encoding TraB/VirB10 family protein, with protein sequence MSEKVPPRSRSRAAPFKPQASEVDKPYETDASQIAPPEPGPTISRGPALLDLKIHWAAMSASQKLRAKQAGLAATVAVLGYGLYTASGSSSADQPVIPAASKLDMGAGLRGDSLETKLRGDVRKILDGQTLLGDRITAIEEGKVIPGSKPPGSLSDGEDLPSALPGSAPAFPDPPGNAELDSALGDIPPPAPPIAPPAPPAPPVEKTIGAIGAATATLSAVTGKEGTPSASRKKTRTIYLPPGFMKARLLTGIDALASRDATSNPEPLIARVQAPAVLPNDVKANLAGCFVIGNATGSLAKERVEVQLVSLSCVDFDEHSVVDMPVKGFFVDTDGKKGLSGKVVTRAGAALARTFIAGTVSGFASSVETSFGDLSTSALGSVRSLDAGDAAKSGLAGGLSKSSDKLTDFYLDLARQAGPIVEVGAAKDVVVVIQEGVTLEIKPTAGSKF encoded by the coding sequence GTGAGCGAGAAAGTTCCGCCACGCAGCCGCAGCCGCGCGGCCCCATTCAAACCGCAGGCCAGCGAAGTCGACAAGCCTTACGAAACAGACGCCTCCCAGATCGCACCCCCCGAACCTGGCCCGACTATCTCTCGCGGTCCCGCCCTGCTCGACCTCAAGATCCATTGGGCCGCCATGTCAGCGAGCCAGAAGCTGCGGGCCAAACAGGCAGGCCTTGCCGCCACTGTCGCGGTGCTCGGCTATGGCCTATACACCGCTTCTGGCAGTTCATCGGCTGATCAGCCGGTCATCCCTGCTGCCTCCAAGCTTGATATGGGCGCAGGCCTTCGCGGTGACAGCCTCGAAACCAAGCTGCGCGGCGATGTCCGCAAGATTCTCGACGGCCAGACATTGCTTGGCGATCGCATCACCGCGATTGAAGAGGGCAAGGTCATCCCCGGCAGCAAGCCACCGGGCTCTTTGTCGGACGGCGAAGACCTTCCCTCCGCCTTGCCAGGCAGCGCGCCCGCTTTTCCAGACCCTCCGGGCAATGCAGAACTGGACAGCGCGCTGGGCGATATTCCGCCCCCTGCCCCACCAATCGCACCGCCGGCGCCTCCAGCGCCACCGGTGGAAAAGACCATCGGCGCGATCGGCGCGGCGACCGCCACGCTTTCGGCCGTAACGGGAAAGGAGGGAACGCCGTCGGCATCGCGAAAAAAGACCCGGACGATCTATTTGCCGCCTGGTTTCATGAAGGCGCGACTGCTCACCGGGATCGACGCGCTGGCGAGCAGGGACGCGACATCCAATCCGGAGCCCCTGATCGCCCGCGTCCAGGCCCCCGCCGTCCTGCCCAATGATGTCAAAGCCAATCTGGCCGGCTGTTTTGTCATCGGCAATGCGACGGGCAGCCTCGCCAAAGAGCGGGTCGAGGTCCAGCTGGTCTCTCTGTCCTGCGTCGATTTCGACGAACATTCGGTGGTCGACATGCCCGTCAAAGGCTTTTTCGTCGATACCGATGGCAAGAAGGGTCTGTCAGGCAAAGTCGTGACACGCGCCGGCGCTGCGCTGGCACGCACCTTCATCGCCGGCACCGTCAGCGGCTTTGCCAGTTCAGTCGAGACCAGCTTTGGCGATCTCTCGACCTCAGCCCTCGGATCGGTGCGATCGCTCGATGCGGGCGATGCCGCCAAAAGCGGGCTGGCAGGCGGCCTCTCCAAATCCTCCGACAAGCTCACCGACTTCTATCTCGATCTCGCCCGCCAGGCCGGACCCATCGTCGAGGTCGGCGCAGCCAAAGATGTGGTGGTCGTCATCCAGGAGGGCGTGACCCTAGAAATCAAACCCACAGCGGGGAGCAAATTCTGA
- a CDS encoding type-F conjugative transfer system secretin TraK — translation MPNLGKGARAPLSCALLTRTPLCCLALVMAMPVFGQSITALPDQTSTIRLSNRDVNHLVCVGGEIEDVKFSAEKAISVEKGGSDAWIKFLVKEVDDAGAVTRSFVTTASEFFVTCNGAIYPLYAEPSDIPAQTVTLVPGSAQRARANDELLGPLVEEERTVSITLAMLQDRIPASFSAVAPRAGLIRIATLPDARISEIRRVAVEGSGLSASEYRVEVPTATQLDERLFLDSALGTRIFSVTADRLDLKAGETARVIIVRRGEGL, via the coding sequence ATGCCGAACTTGGGTAAAGGCGCGCGTGCGCCGCTCTCCTGTGCGCTGCTCACACGCACGCCACTTTGCTGCCTTGCTCTTGTCATGGCCATGCCTGTCTTCGGACAGTCGATCACCGCCCTGCCCGACCAGACCAGCACAATCCGCCTCTCCAACCGCGACGTCAATCATCTGGTCTGCGTTGGCGGCGAAATCGAGGATGTCAAATTCTCGGCGGAGAAAGCGATCAGTGTCGAGAAAGGCGGTTCGGACGCCTGGATCAAATTTCTGGTAAAGGAGGTCGACGACGCAGGTGCCGTCACGCGTAGCTTCGTGACAACGGCGTCGGAATTTTTCGTCACCTGCAATGGCGCCATCTATCCGCTCTATGCCGAGCCATCGGATATACCCGCGCAGACCGTCACGCTCGTGCCAGGCAGCGCCCAGCGGGCCAGAGCCAATGATGAGCTGTTGGGGCCGCTAGTCGAGGAAGAGCGCACCGTCTCGATCACGCTGGCCATGCTCCAGGACCGTATTCCGGCGAGCTTCTCGGCCGTCGCGCCGCGTGCCGGACTCATCCGTATCGCTACCCTGCCTGACGCCCGCATCAGCGAAATACGCCGTGTAGCGGTCGAGGGCTCTGGTCTGTCCGCATCGGAATATAGAGTCGAGGTGCCCACAGCGACCCAGCTGGATGAACGGCTGTTCCTCGATTCAGCACTGGGCACACGGATATTCTCGGTCACCGCCGACAGACTGGATCTTAAGGCTGGTGAAACAGCACGGGTCATCATTGTGCGTCGGGGAGAGGGGCTGTGA
- a CDS encoding TraE/TraK family type IV conjugative transfer system protein has protein sequence MWLFTRKAGAPPDPLIGKPASFGIHRYLQGSSNLFEENRLLKFAIVGLFGITAVLGAVVYSSDQNRRTVVVPFGASGDLYVTGSTPSSGYLRAMTRNIVTLSGTYSAYSADRQFQELLSIVHPSAFESMRDTLNGVLDELSTNPTLSIATYIRPDQPVSWTDSQIMVPVEKVRVIGGVIRKFRGTLRIGYAIENGRFWLTRLSEEKFDAELG, from the coding sequence ATGTGGCTCTTTACCCGCAAGGCCGGTGCTCCGCCCGATCCGCTGATCGGCAAGCCTGCCAGCTTTGGCATTCACCGCTATCTTCAAGGTTCCTCGAACCTCTTTGAAGAAAACCGGCTGCTCAAATTTGCGATTGTCGGCTTGTTCGGTATCACCGCGGTATTGGGCGCAGTTGTCTATTCCAGCGACCAGAACCGGCGCACGGTCGTCGTGCCCTTCGGCGCCAGTGGCGATCTCTATGTAACCGGTTCCACGCCATCGAGCGGTTATTTGCGGGCGATGACGCGTAACATCGTCACTCTGTCGGGCACCTATTCAGCCTATTCCGCTGATCGCCAGTTCCAGGAACTGCTCTCGATCGTGCACCCGTCCGCCTTTGAAAGCATGCGTGACACGCTGAACGGGGTGCTCGACGAACTCTCGACCAATCCGACCCTGTCGATCGCCACCTATATCCGGCCCGATCAGCCGGTCAGCTGGACCGACAGTCAGATCATGGTTCCGGTCGAAAAGGTCCGCGTCATCGGCGGCGTCATCCGCAAATTCCGCGGCACGCTGCGCATTGGCTACGCCATCGAAAATGGCCGCTTCTGGCTCACCCGCCTGTCCGAGGAGAAATTCGATGCCGAACTTGGGTAA
- a CDS encoding type IV conjugative transfer system protein TraL: MDERLPQYLHRPVQILWFGSDEFILVMSTIFVGLIVGGLIGWSLVGALLLFIPWKRSKPRGFLPHLAWRWGLLSFPHYPGPTQTRFYE, from the coding sequence ATGGACGAACGTCTGCCCCAGTATTTGCATCGGCCTGTCCAGATTCTTTGGTTTGGGTCGGACGAGTTCATACTGGTCATGTCGACCATCTTCGTCGGACTAATCGTTGGCGGACTGATCGGCTGGTCGCTCGTTGGTGCCCTTCTCCTTTTCATCCCCTGGAAGCGGTCGAAGCCCCGCGGTTTCCTGCCACATCTCGCCTGGCGCTGGGGATTGCTGTCCTTTCCCCATTATCCAGGGCCCACCCAGACCCGCTTCTACGAGTGA
- a CDS encoding DsbC family protein: MRYAPALTALASIFALAGPSQAEDATSEPSLAIVAKAAEKQLRQTFTNLQFEDFGPSPVAGPIYQASAGGRLIYYAPQSEHILFATIYDRNGLNLTALDQENRARKQLSAIDPAQALAIGPENAPIIIEFTDPDCPYCRALDRFWATKAAEGKPVRRLIFFVSGIHPDAASKAEHILCSPEPAAAFKALYNGAKPAKLETCPKGRAKVEADSALVRKIGVSGTPTLIANGMIISGFQQAQLEAFLDTPQSRPLGKPPSKALPDAHR; the protein is encoded by the coding sequence ATGAGATACGCCCCTGCGCTAACCGCCCTCGCCTCCATTTTCGCGCTTGCCGGTCCCAGCCAAGCGGAGGACGCGACGTCGGAACCCAGCCTTGCCATTGTTGCAAAAGCCGCTGAGAAACAGCTGCGCCAGACCTTCACCAATCTCCAGTTCGAGGATTTCGGGCCATCGCCGGTCGCAGGGCCGATTTATCAGGCAAGTGCCGGGGGCCGGCTTATCTATTATGCCCCGCAAAGCGAGCATATCCTCTTTGCGACCATCTATGATCGCAATGGTCTCAACCTCACTGCGCTGGATCAGGAAAACCGGGCGCGCAAGCAATTATCCGCGATCGATCCGGCGCAGGCGCTGGCGATTGGCCCGGAGAATGCGCCCATAATCATCGAGTTTACCGATCCCGACTGTCCCTATTGCCGCGCGCTCGACCGCTTCTGGGCGACTAAGGCTGCCGAAGGGAAGCCGGTGCGCCGCCTCATCTTCTTCGTGTCGGGCATTCACCCGGACGCCGCATCAAAGGCCGAGCATATCCTTTGCTCGCCTGAACCGGCAGCTGCGTTCAAAGCCCTATATAATGGCGCGAAACCGGCAAAGCTGGAGACCTGCCCCAAAGGACGCGCGAAGGTTGAAGCCGATAGCGCGCTGGTCCGCAAGATCGGCGTGAGCGGGACCCCCACCCTGATCGCCAATGGCATGATCATTTCAGGGTTCCAGCAGGCGCAGCTGGAGGCGTTTCTCGATACGCCACAAAGTAGGCCACTGGGAAAGCCCCCTTCGAAGGCACTGCCCGATGCACACCGGTGA
- a CDS encoding helix-turn-helix domain-containing protein, whose translation MISSQGGAFEEGASILAEVKSISGRRIEERRRRHRITQQQLAADVGIGVRWLREIEAGNPKSRFDDHVACTHALGLSAAHLLIPMLFLEHHMHFPRHFFLDDMYELEARCIEFISGLSLRTFLRPTGGGQNGPVDSGSAA comes from the coding sequence ATGATCTCATCTCAAGGTGGCGCCTTTGAAGAGGGGGCGTCGATACTGGCCGAGGTCAAGTCGATCTCTGGTCGCCGCATTGAAGAACGGCGCAGGCGCCATCGTATAACCCAACAGCAACTTGCCGCCGATGTCGGGATCGGCGTGCGCTGGCTGCGCGAAATCGAAGCGGGCAACCCGAAGTCCCGTTTCGACGATCATGTCGCCTGCACGCACGCCCTTGGCCTTTCGGCGGCGCATCTCCTCATTCCCATGCTGTTTCTGGAGCATCATATGCACTTTCCACGCCATTTTTTCCTCGATGACATGTATGAACTCGAAGCCCGCTGCATAGAATTCATATCTGGCCTGAGCTTGAGGACCTTTCTCCGCCCGACGGGTGGTGGGCAAAATGGCCCGGTAGACTCAGGCTCTGCAGCATAG
- a CDS encoding GntR family transcriptional regulator: MAPDAYTAARVHREIKQLIMAGKFQPGLPLVAHTLADRFGTSISPVRDALNRLVGERLVDMQGGGGFALPTISRRSAFHLYSWHADIVRLIVKVMIRFDEIGAPPVALVTKRADGAAIAAAAAEFFSLLAGCSPNGEHLDAIIQAGERLAVLRLHEGGIGRQGEELATLWNVTRSGNRNATRIAMWQYHRRRLLHADEISLAATRGVRI, encoded by the coding sequence ATGGCACCTGACGCCTATACGGCCGCCCGTGTTCACCGTGAGATCAAGCAACTGATCATGGCAGGCAAGTTTCAACCGGGCCTGCCATTGGTCGCCCACACCCTTGCCGACAGGTTCGGGACCAGTATTTCTCCGGTCCGCGATGCCTTGAACCGCCTGGTCGGCGAGAGACTTGTCGACATGCAGGGCGGTGGCGGCTTCGCGCTTCCGACCATAAGCCGGCGCAGCGCCTTTCATCTCTATAGTTGGCATGCCGACATTGTGCGCCTGATCGTGAAGGTGATGATCCGTTTCGATGAAATTGGTGCTCCGCCCGTCGCCCTTGTTACCAAAAGAGCAGATGGCGCAGCCATCGCGGCCGCTGCGGCCGAGTTCTTCTCCTTGCTGGCAGGCTGTTCACCCAATGGCGAGCATCTCGACGCCATCATCCAGGCCGGAGAGCGACTCGCCGTCCTGCGGCTCCATGAGGGGGGGATCGGACGGCAGGGTGAAGAACTCGCGACGCTCTGGAATGTCACCCGTTCGGGCAACAGAAATGCGACGCGTATCGCGATGTGGCAATATCACCGTCGACGTCTGTTACACGCTGATGAGATTTCATTGGCTGCCACCAGAGGAGTGAGGATTTAG
- a CDS encoding benenodin family lasso peptide → MTNIIEHDELVVDLGAASVETKGAGVGNADSLGTEIRQMGIADD, encoded by the coding sequence ATGACGAACATCATCGAACATGACGAACTGGTCGTCGATCTGGGCGCTGCCTCGGTCGAGACCAAGGGTGCCGGCGTCGGCAACGCCGACAGTCTGGGCACCGAAATCCGGCAAATGGGCATTGCCGACGACTGA
- a CDS encoding lasso peptide biosynthesis B2 protein encodes MAYRLRNGLHFCVSEGRTIFFDVPGDRYFALKPEWDSAFQKFSQDEKPVPELAELERARILIPCDGACAPIRPAAIERATRDFGLNPSSPFVRYAMRSILCQLRAIVWLRLSSFEVIINRLGTRHPANTANRAEDFVGFSQAFAATAPLRPRHRHCLSSSIAYVYMVRASGMEATMVMGVSAQPFSAHCWVQSGDTVLNDRLENIRPFQPIFCV; translated from the coding sequence ATGGCTTACAGGCTTCGCAATGGTCTTCATTTTTGCGTGTCCGAAGGTCGCACGATATTCTTCGATGTGCCCGGCGACCGTTATTTCGCGCTCAAACCGGAATGGGACAGCGCCTTTCAAAAATTCTCGCAGGATGAAAAGCCCGTGCCTGAACTCGCGGAGCTGGAGCGCGCGCGCATTCTCATCCCCTGCGATGGCGCCTGCGCGCCAATCCGTCCGGCTGCTATCGAAAGGGCAACCAGGGATTTCGGTCTTAATCCGTCATCGCCCTTTGTTCGGTACGCGATGCGAAGCATCCTCTGCCAGCTTCGTGCAATTGTGTGGCTGCGCCTTTCCAGTTTTGAGGTGATTATCAACCGACTTGGGACGCGCCATCCGGCCAATACCGCCAACCGCGCGGAGGATTTCGTAGGCTTTAGCCAGGCATTTGCTGCCACCGCGCCGTTGCGCCCCCGGCATCGTCATTGCCTCTCAAGTTCGATCGCCTATGTCTATATGGTCCGTGCGTCTGGCATGGAAGCGACAATGGTGATGGGCGTAAGTGCCCAGCCTTTCTCTGCGCATTGCTGGGTGCAGTCGGGCGATACCGTCCTCAATGACCGACTTGAGAATATCCGACCCTTCCAGCCAATTTTTTGCGTCTGA
- a CDS encoding asparagine synthase-related protein, translating to MLRQFLIFSSSAQVALDGLIQRAQSATGLRHAIQQQGLAILARSIEDVLTIPGGGGYILGTLFEKYGPARRIAPDDALAIESLAQSDPIGSLRDRFWGGYVALLADGGGFTMMRDPSGAMPGYIIPVSGGWAAASDVSLFVSAGLLKPTIAWDEIPRYLAAKDLPAATTAIQLVREILPGTYERLTEGQSSATSFWSPWDHISPVERPGAAAMEERLKRTVDHCVASWASTTGSALLTLSGGLDSSIVASALGTSKRPFSCVTISTGDGLGNERDYAHAMASAVGASLIEAHYDLADIDLSVSSARHFPKPIGLIHETAFHAAAMRVAGVVGVDAIYTGSGGDNVFYNSNSLRPLLDCIRGRGLGADALRTLHDIAGKLEISAWTVLCHAVCQYRQLKRPYAWQYNLQFMTREARQDIMSLPLSHPWLEEQDGARAGKVGHVTFLLRIQNHIEGYLRAFDMPLINPLISQPIVELALAIPGWHMVEGGRDRAVARKAYHDALPPIIRDRRRKGSPSSFAIALLRSKRKDIRDRLMDGELVARGMVDADTLAAALVSDSGLELSYMRLSALLDMEAWIEHWRG from the coding sequence ATGCTGCGTCAGTTTCTCATATTTTCGAGTTCGGCGCAGGTTGCGCTCGACGGGCTGATCCAGCGAGCGCAGAGCGCGACCGGCCTGCGTCACGCCATCCAGCAGCAAGGGCTCGCGATCCTTGCCCGGTCGATCGAGGATGTTCTGACCATACCGGGTGGCGGGGGGTATATCCTTGGCACCCTGTTTGAAAAATATGGGCCTGCCCGCAGAATAGCACCAGACGATGCGCTAGCGATCGAGTCTTTGGCGCAATCTGATCCCATAGGTTCGCTGCGTGACCGCTTTTGGGGTGGATATGTCGCCCTGCTTGCCGATGGCGGCGGTTTCACAATGATGCGGGATCCCTCCGGCGCGATGCCCGGCTATATTATCCCGGTATCGGGTGGCTGGGCAGCGGCGTCCGACGTATCTCTCTTCGTGTCCGCCGGTCTTTTGAAGCCGACAATCGCGTGGGATGAAATACCGCGCTATCTCGCCGCGAAAGATTTGCCCGCTGCAACGACGGCGATCCAACTTGTTCGGGAAATTTTGCCGGGAACCTATGAGCGTCTTACGGAGGGGCAGAGCAGTGCAACTAGCTTCTGGTCACCCTGGGACCATATATCGCCGGTAGAGCGGCCTGGCGCGGCGGCGATGGAGGAGCGCCTAAAGCGGACTGTAGATCATTGCGTTGCATCATGGGCGTCAACGACAGGCTCTGCGCTTTTGACCCTGTCGGGTGGCCTTGATTCCTCAATTGTCGCTTCAGCTTTGGGAACGAGCAAACGGCCCTTTAGCTGTGTCACCATCAGCACCGGGGATGGGCTTGGGAATGAACGGGACTATGCCCATGCTATGGCCAGCGCTGTCGGTGCTTCGCTGATCGAGGCGCACTATGATTTGGCCGACATCGACCTTTCCGTGTCGAGCGCCAGGCATTTTCCCAAGCCGATTGGCCTGATCCATGAAACCGCCTTTCACGCCGCCGCGATGCGTGTGGCAGGGGTGGTGGGAGTTGACGCAATCTACACCGGCAGTGGCGGCGACAATGTCTTTTACAACAGCAATTCGCTGCGCCCGCTGCTGGATTGCATAAGAGGACGTGGCCTTGGTGCCGACGCCTTGCGAACATTGCACGATATTGCCGGGAAATTGGAGATATCGGCATGGACGGTTTTGTGCCACGCCGTGTGTCAATATCGACAGCTAAAACGCCCCTATGCGTGGCAGTATAATCTCCAATTCATGACTCGTGAGGCCCGGCAAGACATAATGTCCCTGCCCCTATCCCATCCGTGGCTTGAAGAGCAGGATGGCGCGCGCGCAGGCAAGGTTGGGCATGTCACCTTTCTGCTGCGCATCCAGAATCACATCGAGGGCTATCTGCGCGCCTTCGACATGCCGCTCATAAATCCGCTCATCTCCCAGCCCATTGTCGAACTGGCGCTTGCAATACCAGGCTGGCACATGGTCGAGGGCGGCCGTGACCGCGCCGTCGCACGCAAGGCCTATCATGATGCATTGCCGCCGATCATCCGGGACCGGCGGCGCAAGGGCAGCCCAAGCAGTTTTGCAATCGCTCTTCTCCGCAGCAAACGGAAGGACATCCGCGACCGCCTGATGGACGGCGAGCTGGTCGCGCGGGGCATGGTTGATGCCGACACTCTAGCCGCAGCATTGGTTTCCGATTCCGGCTTAGAGCTGAGCTATATGCGCCTATCGGCTCTGCTCGACATGGAAGCCTGGATCGAACATTGGCGCGGATGA